The Pedobacter africanus genome has a window encoding:
- a CDS encoding class I SAM-dependent methyltransferase: MQRKWFQYWFNSPYYHILYSQRNDAEAEFLIDNLSAYLKPTAESRILDIACGRGRHAIYLNKKGYDVTGIDLSEQNIKYAQQFEQKHLHFFVHDMRKLCFINYFDIALNLFTSFGYFETEKDHVNALKSFRKGLKTDGTLVIDYFNTEKIIKNLTHKETKTVDGIEFHLNKFVTGGKIIKHINFEHRDKPFAFEERVQAFKLDDFERMFQKSGLSIAAKFGSYGLDEYDENKSERLILICKKA, translated from the coding sequence ATGCAGCGCAAATGGTTTCAATACTGGTTTAACTCCCCTTATTATCACATCCTTTACAGTCAGCGTAACGATGCGGAGGCAGAGTTTTTAATTGACAACCTATCGGCCTATTTAAAGCCAACGGCCGAATCTCGGATACTGGACATTGCCTGTGGCAGAGGCCGGCATGCCATATACCTGAATAAAAAAGGCTACGATGTAACGGGGATAGACCTATCGGAGCAAAATATTAAATATGCCCAGCAGTTTGAGCAAAAGCACCTGCATTTTTTTGTACACGACATGCGCAAGCTGTGTTTTATCAATTACTTTGATATTGCCTTGAACCTGTTTACCAGCTTCGGGTATTTTGAAACGGAGAAAGACCATGTAAATGCTTTAAAATCGTTCAGAAAAGGGCTTAAAACCGATGGCACACTCGTCATCGACTATTTTAATACCGAAAAGATCATTAAAAACCTGACCCATAAAGAAACCAAAACGGTTGATGGCATAGAGTTCCACCTCAATAAATTTGTGACTGGCGGAAAGATCATCAAACATATAAATTTTGAGCACCGCGACAAACCTTTCGCCTTCGAAGAGCGTGTACAGGCTTTTAAACTGGATGATTTTGAGCGCATGTTCCAGAAAAGCGGCTTAAGCATTGCCGCCAAATTCGGAAGTTACGGTCTGGACGAGTATGACGAGAACAAATCGGAACGATTAATTCTAATCTGCAAAAAAGCATGA
- a CDS encoding NAD(P)/FAD-dependent oxidoreductase: MEQHFPKGNRPRIVIVGGGFGGIELAKKLRNKPVDVMMLDKHNYHTFQPLLYQVATGGLEADSIAFPLRKIFKGQKNLTFRVTEAHQVNPEANTIETSIGVIEYDHLVIATGSTSNFFGQAEIEHNAMPMKSIPEALNLRSLILQNLEAAQIAPDPLHRAQLLNFVVVGGGPTGVETAGALAELKKHVLKNDYPDLNIDDVNIYLIEGSPELLGAMSVQAQQKSADFLKELGVTIMNNARVSGYDGAMLSLVDGQHIPSSTVIWSAGVKGVVLDGLNTEHVVRGNRLKVNEINLVEGYSNIYAIGDVAAMITEEFPNGHPGVAPAAIQQGKLLARNLINIIEKKPIEHFKYFDKGAMATVGRNRAVVDLHKIRFQGVFAWFTWMFVHLMTLVGFRNKLVVFVNWVWSYFSYDRGTRLIIRPFFKEKSIDDELAVHETTKAG; the protein is encoded by the coding sequence ATGGAGCAACATTTCCCAAAGGGCAACAGACCAAGAATAGTTATTGTAGGCGGTGGATTTGGAGGGATTGAATTGGCTAAAAAGCTGCGCAACAAACCGGTAGACGTGATGATGCTGGATAAGCACAACTACCACACCTTCCAGCCCCTGTTGTACCAGGTGGCAACAGGAGGCCTGGAGGCAGACTCCATCGCTTTTCCTCTGCGTAAGATTTTTAAAGGACAGAAAAACCTGACTTTCAGGGTTACAGAAGCACATCAGGTGAACCCTGAAGCCAATACCATTGAAACTTCCATAGGTGTGATTGAGTACGATCACCTGGTAATTGCAACGGGCTCTACCAGTAACTTTTTCGGGCAGGCAGAAATAGAACACAATGCCATGCCCATGAAGTCGATTCCTGAAGCCCTTAACCTGAGAAGCCTGATCTTACAAAACCTGGAAGCGGCGCAGATTGCGCCCGATCCACTGCATCGGGCACAGCTGCTCAACTTTGTAGTGGTAGGTGGCGGCCCAACCGGTGTGGAAACTGCCGGGGCATTGGCCGAACTAAAAAAACACGTGCTTAAAAATGACTATCCAGATCTGAATATAGACGATGTGAACATCTACCTGATCGAAGGATCACCTGAACTGCTGGGTGCCATGTCTGTACAGGCACAGCAAAAATCAGCCGATTTCCTTAAAGAACTGGGGGTAACCATCATGAACAATGCCCGCGTATCGGGCTACGATGGCGCCATGTTGAGCCTGGTCGATGGGCAGCACATCCCTTCATCCACCGTAATCTGGTCGGCCGGCGTTAAAGGCGTGGTTTTAGATGGCCTGAACACCGAACATGTGGTAAGGGGAAATCGGCTGAAAGTTAATGAAATTAACCTGGTTGAAGGTTACTCCAATATTTACGCCATCGGCGACGTGGCAGCCATGATTACAGAAGAATTCCCTAACGGGCATCCGGGCGTAGCCCCGGCGGCAATACAACAGGGTAAGTTATTGGCCAGAAACCTCATCAATATCATAGAGAAAAAACCCATAGAACATTTTAAATACTTCGACAAAGGTGCCATGGCCACAGTCGGCAGGAACCGCGCAGTGGTAGACCTGCATAAGATCCGTTTTCAGGGGGTATTTGCCTGGTTTACCTGGATGTTCGTACATTTGATGACGCTGGTGGGCTTCAGGAACAAACTGGTGGTATTTGTAAACTGGGTATGGAGTTATTTTAGCTACGATAGGGGTACCAGGCTGATCATCCGCCCATTTTTTAAGGAAAAAAGTATAGACGACGAACTAGCAGTACATGAAACAACAAAAGCCGGTTAA
- the fbaA gene encoding class II fructose-bisphosphate aldolase yields the protein MSLKGYKGVIYGDAVQELFEQAKKHQFALPAVNVIGTNSINAVMETAKAVNSPVIIQLSNGGAQFYAGKTLNNDNLNACVLGAVSAAKHVHLLAEHYGVAVVLHTDHAAKKLLPWIDGLLDHGEKFFAEHGKPLFSSHMLDLSEEPIEENMEISARYLARMAKMGMTIEIELGVTGGEEDGVDNSDVDSAKLYTQPSEVAYAYEELSKVSDKFTVAAAFGNVHGVYKPGNVKLQPVILKNSQDYIKEKFGLSAEKPINFVFHGGSGSSQEEIREAISYGAIKMNIDTDMQWAFWEGVLNYYKANEAYLQGQIGNPDGEDKPNKKYYDPRVWLRKGEEQFVARLKQAFDDLNCTNASDKL from the coding sequence ATGAGTTTAAAAGGCTATAAAGGCGTAATTTACGGAGATGCCGTTCAGGAATTGTTTGAACAGGCAAAAAAACATCAGTTTGCTTTACCTGCAGTTAATGTTATCGGAACCAATTCCATTAACGCGGTGATGGAAACTGCAAAAGCGGTTAATTCACCGGTTATCATCCAGCTGTCTAATGGCGGGGCGCAATTTTATGCAGGTAAAACATTAAATAATGATAATTTAAATGCCTGTGTGTTAGGAGCCGTTTCTGCTGCTAAACACGTTCATTTATTGGCAGAACACTATGGTGTGGCCGTGGTGTTGCATACCGACCATGCAGCTAAAAAGCTGCTGCCTTGGATAGATGGATTGCTGGACCATGGTGAGAAATTTTTTGCAGAACATGGTAAACCACTGTTTTCTTCGCATATGCTCGACCTTTCGGAAGAGCCGATTGAAGAGAATATGGAAATCTCTGCCAGATACCTTGCACGTATGGCTAAAATGGGCATGACCATCGAAATTGAGCTGGGTGTAACCGGAGGTGAAGAAGATGGGGTAGACAACAGTGATGTGGATAGCGCTAAGTTATATACACAGCCTTCTGAAGTGGCTTATGCTTATGAAGAACTGAGCAAAGTAAGTGATAAATTTACAGTAGCTGCTGCATTTGGTAACGTACATGGGGTTTATAAACCAGGAAACGTGAAATTACAGCCGGTAATCCTTAAAAATTCACAGGATTACATTAAAGAAAAATTTGGATTGTCTGCCGAAAAACCTATCAATTTTGTGTTCCATGGTGGTTCTGGCTCTTCTCAGGAAGAGATCAGGGAAGCAATCTCTTATGGCGCCATTAAGATGAATATCGATACTGATATGCAATGGGCATTCTGGGAAGGTGTGCTGAACTATTACAAAGCCAATGAAGCTTATCTTCAGGGGCAGATCGGTAACCCGGACGGAGAGGATAAGCCTAATAAAAAATATTACGATCCCCGTGTGTGGCTGCGCAAAGGCGAAGAGCAGTTTGTTGCCCGCTTAAAACAGGCATTCGATGATCTGAACTGTACCAACGCCAGCGACAAGCTGTAG
- a CDS encoding phosphatase PAP2 family protein yields the protein MIESLQQFDVELFLKVHRGLANPFFDWLLPLMRNRYFWAPLYLFIVVFSFIEYKKRGWYIIGMLLVTFGIGDALASRIIKPLVGRIRPCNEMTLVDQIIHRVPCGSGYSFPSAHATNHFAIAIFLIFVFYPKWKPVLPIGLAWAFIISFSQVYVGVHYPIDTMVGAVLGTAIGFCTAKIYQTIQPQQ from the coding sequence ATGATAGAAAGTTTGCAGCAATTTGATGTTGAACTGTTTCTAAAGGTACACAGGGGCCTGGCCAATCCGTTTTTTGACTGGCTGCTCCCTTTGATGCGCAACCGGTATTTCTGGGCTCCTTTATATCTCTTCATTGTGGTCTTCAGCTTTATAGAATATAAAAAAAGGGGCTGGTACATCATCGGCATGCTGCTGGTAACTTTTGGTATAGGCGATGCACTGGCATCCAGGATCATCAAGCCGCTGGTTGGCCGGATCAGGCCCTGCAACGAAATGACCCTGGTTGATCAGATTATCCACAGGGTACCCTGCGGAAGCGGCTATAGCTTTCCTTCGGCCCACGCAACCAATCATTTTGCCATAGCCATCTTCCTGATCTTCGTTTTTTATCCTAAATGGAAGCCCGTGTTACCCATTGGCCTGGCATGGGCATTTATTATTTCTTTTTCACAGGTCTATGTTGGTGTACACTACCCTATAGACACTATGGTGGGTGCAGTGCTTGGAACGGCAATTGGCTTTTGCACCGCTAAAATTTATCAAACAATACAACCACAGCAATAA
- a CDS encoding GNAT family N-acetyltransferase, translating into MEALLVNKVKTKEELEKVFAVRKKVFVEEQNCPPELEWENEEESIHFLAEINGEPCGACRWRKTEAGYKLERFAVLKEFRGKRIGQALVAAALADLPESAHYIYLNAQLDAMRLYSRFGFIAEGEQFEEAGIQHMKMVKKA; encoded by the coding sequence ATGGAAGCACTACTGGTAAATAAGGTAAAAACCAAGGAGGAACTGGAAAAGGTATTTGCGGTAAGAAAAAAGGTGTTTGTAGAAGAGCAGAATTGTCCGCCCGAACTGGAATGGGAAAATGAAGAGGAATCGATACACTTTTTGGCTGAAATAAACGGGGAACCTTGCGGTGCCTGCCGCTGGCGTAAAACAGAAGCTGGGTATAAGCTGGAGCGTTTTGCCGTGCTAAAGGAGTTCCGTGGCAAAAGGATAGGACAGGCCCTGGTGGCAGCTGCGCTTGCTGATCTGCCGGAAAGCGCCCATTATATTTACCTCAACGCGCAGTTGGATGCCATGCGCCTGTATTCCAGATTTGGCTTCATTGCCGAGGGGGAGCAGTTTGAGGAAGCCGGTATACAGCACATGAAAATGGTAAAAAAAGCCTAG
- a CDS encoding low affinity iron permease family protein, protein MKKKQENNNSLFERFANAATKFTGSSPAFLIATAIVLVWALTGPLFDYSETWQLVINTGTTIITFLMVFLIQKAQNKDGKAIQLKLNELIAAHERASNRMVDIEDLTEAELDQLHKFYVALAELAKKENDIHCSHSIDAAEEIHQIKRKVKTILTKNHGSTTGK, encoded by the coding sequence ATGAAAAAGAAGCAAGAAAATAACAACAGTTTATTTGAACGTTTTGCCAATGCGGCAACCAAATTTACCGGCAGCTCCCCGGCATTTCTTATCGCTACTGCGATAGTACTGGTGTGGGCACTAACAGGTCCCCTGTTTGATTATTCGGAAACCTGGCAGCTGGTTATCAATACCGGAACCACTATCATTACTTTTCTGATGGTCTTTTTAATCCAGAAAGCACAGAATAAGGATGGAAAAGCCATCCAGCTGAAACTGAATGAACTGATTGCAGCGCATGAAAGAGCCAGTAACAGGATGGTAGATATTGAAGACCTGACAGAAGCAGAACTCGATCAGCTGCATAAATTTTATGTCGCCCTTGCTGAACTGGCAAAAAAGGAAAATGATATTCACTGTTCACATTCCATAGATGCTGCTGAAGAAATCCATCAAATTAAAAGAAAAGTAAAAACCATATTGACAAAAAATCATGGAAGCACTACTGGTAAATAA
- a CDS encoding hydroxymethylglutaryl-CoA lyase, which yields MKQQKPVKLVECPRDAMQGIHDFIPTDIKAAYINLLLKVGFDTIDFGSFVSPKAIPQLRDTAEVLAKLDLDNTSSKLLAIVANLRGAETAAMYREISYLGFPFSISETFQQRNTNSSIVQSVDTVKQLLELCDKQNKTAVIYLSMGFGNPYGDEWNAEIVEQWADQLVGHGVRILALSDTTGVSSPEKIKSILPGLLERYEDVEIGLHLHSTPNTRHEKIQAAYETGCRRFDSALKGFGGCPMATDDLTGNMATEDLISYLQAQKEPLGLSMEHWQEAIDYSSKVFL from the coding sequence ATGAAACAACAAAAGCCGGTTAAATTAGTTGAATGCCCAAGGGATGCCATGCAGGGCATCCATGATTTTATACCTACCGATATTAAAGCTGCCTATATCAACCTGCTGTTGAAAGTTGGTTTTGACACCATCGACTTCGGTAGTTTTGTATCGCCAAAGGCTATCCCCCAGCTACGGGACACGGCTGAAGTTCTGGCAAAGCTTGATTTGGATAATACATCGTCAAAATTGCTGGCCATAGTGGCCAATTTAAGGGGTGCAGAAACCGCTGCGATGTACCGGGAGATCAGTTACCTTGGCTTTCCTTTCTCTATCTCAGAAACTTTTCAACAGCGCAATACCAATTCCAGTATAGTACAGTCTGTGGATACGGTAAAGCAGCTGCTGGAACTATGCGATAAACAAAATAAAACTGCGGTGATTTATTTATCAATGGGTTTTGGAAACCCTTATGGGGACGAATGGAATGCAGAAATCGTAGAGCAATGGGCAGATCAGCTGGTGGGTCATGGTGTGCGTATCCTGGCCTTGTCGGACACCACCGGGGTCTCTTCGCCCGAGAAGATAAAATCCATTTTACCAGGCTTACTGGAGCGTTACGAGGACGTAGAAATTGGGTTACACCTGCACAGCACGCCCAATACCCGCCATGAAAAAATACAGGCGGCTTACGAGACTGGCTGCAGGCGCTTTGACAGTGCCCTGAAGGGTTTTGGGGGCTGTCCTATGGCAACGGATGATTTAACCGGCAACATGGCTACTGAAGACCTGATCAGCTATTTACAGGCACAAAAGGAACCCTTAGGCTTAAGTATGGAACACTGGCAGGAAGCAATTGATTACTCCTCCAAAGTATTCCTCTAG
- a CDS encoding cysteine desulfurase family protein has translation MERVYLDNAATTPLDKDVMAEMVSVMSTYYGNPSSIHAQGREVRTLIEKARKTVAGLLNATPAEIFFTSGGTEADNTAIRCGIEAYGIRHAITSKIEHHAVEHTLNQLLKQGLIDKLSFVDIDQKGNISYAHLEELLKNNSRSFVSLMHANNELGTLTDIERVGALCEQYDAIYHCDTVQTMGHYVHDVRKLKAHFIVCAAHKLHGPKGVGFLFVNHNIKIPPMIFGGAQERNMRGGTENVYGIVGLAKALEIAYAEMESHRQHVQELKDYLKDKLSREIPDVQFNGETAADKSLYTILNVSFPAMDMADMLLFNLDISGISASGGSACSSGSNIGSHVLSGIKSDPDRPSVRFSFSKYNTKAELDYVVEKVKEIVAKNVAV, from the coding sequence ATGGAACGCGTCTATTTAGATAATGCCGCGACCACGCCTTTGGATAAGGATGTCATGGCCGAAATGGTTTCCGTAATGAGCACTTACTACGGAAACCCTTCTTCAATACATGCTCAGGGCCGTGAAGTACGTACTTTGATTGAAAAAGCAAGGAAAACCGTTGCAGGACTGCTAAATGCAACGCCTGCAGAGATATTTTTTACCTCTGGCGGTACTGAAGCCGATAATACAGCTATCCGCTGTGGCATTGAGGCTTATGGCATCAGGCATGCCATTACCTCTAAGATCGAACACCATGCTGTAGAGCATACCCTTAACCAGTTGTTAAAACAGGGGCTGATCGATAAACTGAGCTTTGTAGACATTGACCAAAAAGGTAACATCAGTTATGCGCACCTGGAAGAGCTGCTCAAAAACAACAGCCGGTCATTTGTGTCTTTAATGCATGCCAATAATGAACTCGGTACTTTAACGGATATAGAGCGGGTGGGTGCTTTGTGCGAACAATACGATGCCATTTACCACTGCGATACCGTGCAGACCATGGGGCATTATGTGCACGATGTAAGAAAACTGAAAGCGCACTTTATAGTTTGTGCGGCGCATAAACTGCATGGGCCGAAAGGTGTAGGTTTCCTGTTTGTGAACCATAACATTAAAATCCCGCCAATGATTTTTGGTGGAGCACAGGAACGCAACATGCGTGGCGGAACAGAAAATGTATATGGAATTGTGGGACTGGCAAAAGCCCTGGAAATAGCCTATGCCGAGATGGAAAGTCACCGGCAGCATGTTCAGGAATTGAAAGATTACCTGAAAGATAAGCTAAGCAGGGAAATCCCTGATGTGCAGTTCAATGGCGAAACGGCTGCAGATAAAAGCTTATATACTATACTGAACGTTTCATTCCCTGCAATGGATATGGCCGATATGTTGCTCTTTAACCTCGATATCAGTGGCATTTCAGCTTCGGGTGGCAGTGCCTGCTCCTCGGGATCTAATATCGGTTCGCACGTACTTTCGGGTATTAAGTCCGATCCGGACAGGCCTTCTGTACGTTTCTCTTTCAGTAAATACAATACGAAAGCAGAACTGGATTATGTGGTAGAGAAAGTAAAAGAGATTGTAGCAAAAAATGTAGCAGTTTAA
- the accD gene encoding acetyl-CoA carboxylase, carboxyltransferase subunit beta, whose translation MAWFKREKKGISTSTEEKKEAPDGLWNKCPNCKKALHSADLLENKYVCQYCNYHLRVGSKEYFQVLFDNNEFQELFPNLTSGDPLSFTDSKPYTERLIESMAKTGLKDAIRAAHGKIEGEDLVVACMDFNFIGGSMGSVVGEKIARSIDYSIKHKIPFLMISKSGGARMMEAAFSLMQMAKTSAKLALLSEAKIPYISLLTDPTTGGVTASYAMLGDINIAEPGSLIGFAGPRVIKETIKKDLPKGFQTAEFVLEHGFLDFIVDRRAMKAKLAAFIKMMKN comes from the coding sequence ATGGCTTGGTTTAAGAGAGAAAAAAAAGGTATCAGCACGTCGACGGAAGAAAAGAAAGAGGCACCCGATGGTTTATGGAATAAGTGCCCTAACTGTAAGAAAGCGTTGCACAGTGCCGACCTGTTAGAAAATAAATATGTTTGCCAATACTGCAATTACCATTTGCGGGTTGGTTCCAAAGAATACTTTCAGGTACTATTTGACAATAATGAGTTCCAGGAATTGTTTCCAAACCTGACTTCAGGGGATCCGTTGAGCTTTACGGACAGCAAACCCTATACAGAGCGTTTAATAGAAAGCATGGCCAAAACCGGCTTAAAAGACGCCATCAGGGCAGCGCATGGCAAAATAGAGGGTGAAGACCTTGTTGTGGCCTGTATGGACTTTAACTTCATTGGCGGATCAATGGGATCGGTAGTAGGTGAAAAAATTGCCCGTTCTATCGACTACAGTATCAAACATAAAATCCCTTTCCTGATGATTTCAAAATCGGGTGGTGCCCGTATGATGGAGGCTGCATTTTCTTTGATGCAGATGGCCAAAACTTCGGCTAAACTGGCGTTATTGAGTGAAGCAAAAATCCCTTATATATCCCTGCTTACCGACCCTACAACCGGAGGGGTAACGGCTTCTTATGCGATGCTTGGCGACATCAACATTGCTGAGCCGGGCTCATTAATTGGTTTTGCAGGGCCAAGGGTAATTAAAGAAACCATCAAAAAGGATTTGCCAAAAGGTTTCCAGACAGCAGAATTTGTACTGGAGCATGGCTTTTTAGATTTTATTGTAGACCGCAGAGCGATGAAAGCCAAACTGGCGGCCTTCATTAAAATGATGAAAAACTAA
- the glmM gene encoding phosphoglucosamine mutase, which yields MTLIKSISGIRGTIGGIAGNGLTPIDIVKFTAAYGSWVINRTNVKKIVLGRDARISGEMVNNLVIGTLQGLGIEVVDLGLSTTPTVEIAVPMEKAGGGIILTASHNPKQWNALKLLNDKGEFISDADGKEVLEMAEKAEFEFADVDSLGKVISNDTYLQKHIDVILALPLVDVEAIKKANFKIAIDCVNSTGGIFVPALLKALGVETVYELYCEPDGHFPHNPEPLPENLTEIAKVVQNKKADLGIVVDPDVDRLCFVCEDGEMFGEEYTLVAVADYILKNTPGNTVSNLSSTRALRDVTERAGGQYNASAVGEVNVVNQMKATHAIIGGEGNGGIIYPELHYGRDALVGIALFLTHLAKSGKSISVLRSSYPEYHISKNKITLTPEMDIDALMLKVQEKYSSQPNTTIDGLKIEFDKEWVHLRRSNTEPIIRIYSEAGTETVAESLATKIISDIKEILKLN from the coding sequence TTGACACTAATAAAATCAATCTCCGGAATCAGGGGGACGATTGGTGGCATTGCCGGCAATGGTTTAACCCCAATAGATATCGTAAAATTTACAGCAGCCTACGGCTCCTGGGTAATCAACAGAACCAATGTTAAAAAAATTGTACTTGGCCGTGATGCCAGGATCTCTGGTGAAATGGTGAACAACCTGGTCATCGGAACCCTGCAGGGCTTAGGCATTGAAGTCGTAGACCTCGGTCTTTCTACCACACCAACAGTTGAAATTGCCGTGCCTATGGAAAAAGCCGGTGGAGGCATCATTTTAACTGCAAGCCACAACCCTAAACAGTGGAACGCCTTGAAACTGTTAAATGATAAAGGCGAGTTCATTAGCGATGCAGATGGAAAGGAAGTACTTGAAATGGCCGAAAAAGCCGAATTTGAATTTGCAGATGTGGATAGCCTTGGCAAAGTGATCAGCAATGATACTTACCTGCAAAAACACATCGACGTTATCCTTGCACTGCCATTGGTAGATGTGGAGGCCATAAAAAAAGCCAATTTTAAAATTGCAATTGACTGTGTAAATTCTACAGGGGGCATATTTGTTCCTGCCCTGTTGAAAGCACTGGGTGTAGAAACCGTATACGAATTGTACTGTGAACCAGACGGACATTTCCCGCATAACCCTGAACCACTGCCGGAAAACCTGACCGAGATTGCCAAAGTTGTACAAAACAAAAAAGCCGATCTGGGTATTGTTGTTGATCCGGATGTTGACCGTCTTTGCTTTGTCTGTGAAGACGGAGAGATGTTTGGCGAGGAATATACACTGGTTGCAGTAGCGGATTATATCCTTAAAAATACGCCGGGAAATACGGTATCCAACCTGTCTTCGACAAGGGCATTGAGAGACGTGACCGAAAGGGCAGGCGGACAATACAATGCCTCGGCAGTAGGTGAGGTAAATGTGGTGAACCAAATGAAAGCAACACATGCCATCATTGGGGGTGAAGGCAATGGAGGGATCATCTATCCTGAATTGCACTATGGCCGTGATGCGCTGGTTGGGATTGCCTTATTCCTTACACATCTGGCAAAATCTGGTAAATCAATTTCCGTGCTTCGTAGCAGTTACCCGGAATACCACATTTCAAAGAATAAGATTACACTGACCCCGGAAATGGATATCGATGCACTGATGCTCAAGGTTCAGGAAAAATATAGCAGCCAGCCCAATACCACGATTGACGGATTGAAGATCGAGTTTGATAAAGAATGGGTGCACCTGCGCAGGTCGAATACTGAGCCGATCATCCGGATCTATAGCGAAGCCGGCACCGAAACCGTTGCTGAAAGCCTTGCCACAAAGATCATCTCGGATATCAAAGAAATATTAAAACTGAACTAA